DNA from bacterium:
ACATACAATCTATATTTCAGGGTATATGCCTTATCATTCTGCTTTTTCTGTCGGCATTTTTTTCCGGCATAGAGATAGCATTTATGGAGTTAAACAAGTTTCGCATAAAGAATCTTGTAGATAAAAATCCAAAAACAAAGAAGCTGTTATTCTGGCTGAAAAATCCTCACAAGGTTTTAACTGTTATTGCTATTTGCAACAATTTCGTCAATATAGCTGCCTCAGCAATAGCAACTTCTATTGCAATTACTATTGCAGCAAAACATGGTATGACTAATAGTGCAGGTGTCGGTATATCAGTCGGTGTAATGACGTTTCTGATACTGGTTTTTGGAGAAATTACACCAAAAAATTTTGCTAAAATCAATTATGAAGCTCTTGCGTTATTTGCTATAACACCTGTTAGAATTCTCACAAATCTCCTTATGCCGGTTGTAAGAGCGTTACTGTTTATAACAAAAATTATTATAAGAATGTTTGGGGGACGGATTGAGAAAGAACCTAGTATTTTAACAGGAGAAGAGCTTAAAAGCCTTATAAGTGTTGGAAAGGAAGAGGGCGCAATTGAAGAAGAAGAGAAAGAAATGATCAACAGCATATTTGAATTCAGTGACACAATAGTAAGAGAAGTAATGGTTCCAAGGACTGATATTCAATCCATATATGTCAACGAAAGTATTTCTGAAGTAATAAAGAAAATCGTAGAAACACGTCATTCCAGAATACCAATCTATGAGAAAAACATTGATAATATAATAGGAATTTTATGTGTCAAGGACTTGATTCTTCGCTGGGAAAGTTATAAACAGGGCGAAAATATTGCGTTAAAAGATTTAATGCGTGCTCCATATTTCGTCCCTGAAACCAAGAAAGCAAAGGATCTATTTACGCTATTTAAGAAGAAAAAAACTCATATGGCAATCGTTGTAGATGAATACGGCGGTACGGCGGGACTTGTTACTATTGAGGACGTAATAGAGGAAATTCTCGGGGAAATAGAGGATGAACACGATCGCGAAGAGGACCAATTCCAAGATCTTGGCAATGGTGTGACTCTAATAGACGGAAGAACAAATATAGACGCGGTTAATGAAGAGCTTGATATACAGATTCCTCAAGGAGACGACCAT
Protein-coding regions in this window:
- a CDS encoding hemolysin family protein, encoding MDIQSIFQGICLIILLFLSAFFSGIEIAFMELNKFRIKNLVDKNPKTKKLLFWLKNPHKVLTVIAICNNFVNIAASAIATSIAITIAAKHGMTNSAGVGISVGVMTFLILVFGEITPKNFAKINYEALALFAITPVRILTNLLMPVVRALLFITKIIIRMFGGRIEKEPSILTGEELKSLISVGKEEGAIEEEEKEMINSIFEFSDTIVREVMVPRTDIQSIYVNESISEVIKKIVETRHSRIPIYEKNIDNIIGILCVKDLILRWESYKQGENIALKDLMRAPYFVPETKKAKDLFTLFKKKKTHMAIVVDEYGGTAGLVTIEDVIEEILGEIEDEHDREEDQFQDLGNGVTLIDGRTNIDAVNEELDIQIPQGDDHDSIAGFIVNRLGRVPKTGEIVNYKNLKIVIAEAGPRHVSKIKIARLEPKKENKNE